Proteins from one Caulobacter sp. 73W genomic window:
- a CDS encoding acetyl-CoA carboxylase carboxyltransferase subunit alpha translates to MAAHYLEFERPIAELESKIEELSRLSETAGPGAFDAEISALRVRAGKMRAEAYAGLDAWQKTQVARHPQRPHFVDYVGALIEEFVELRGDRKFADDQAIVGGLGRFRGTPVVVMGHEKGHDTTTRLKHNFGMARPEGYRKAVRLMDMAERFNLPVISFVDTAGAYPGIGAEERGQSEAIARSTERCLTLGTPMIATIVGEGGSGGAIAIAGANRVLILEHSIYSVISPEGAASILWRDGARAKDAAEQMKITAQDLIKLGIVDRIVGEPAGGAHSDPAAAIKAVGDAVEEELNALSALSPDQLREQRADRFYAIGRKGLA, encoded by the coding sequence ATGGCTGCGCATTATCTCGAATTCGAACGGCCGATCGCCGAACTCGAATCCAAGATCGAAGAACTTTCCCGTCTCTCGGAGACGGCCGGTCCCGGCGCGTTCGACGCCGAGATCTCGGCCCTGCGCGTCCGCGCCGGCAAGATGCGGGCCGAGGCCTATGCCGGGCTCGACGCCTGGCAGAAGACCCAGGTCGCCCGCCATCCGCAGCGCCCGCACTTCGTCGATTACGTCGGCGCCCTGATCGAGGAGTTCGTGGAGCTCCGCGGCGACCGCAAGTTCGCCGATGACCAGGCCATCGTCGGCGGCCTGGGCCGCTTCCGCGGCACGCCCGTGGTGGTCATGGGCCACGAAAAGGGCCACGACACCACCACCCGCCTGAAGCACAACTTCGGCATGGCCCGCCCGGAGGGCTACCGCAAGGCGGTGCGCCTGATGGACATGGCCGAGCGCTTCAACCTGCCGGTCATCAGCTTCGTCGACACCGCCGGCGCCTATCCGGGCATCGGCGCCGAGGAGCGCGGCCAGTCCGAGGCCATCGCCCGCTCGACCGAGCGCTGCCTGACCCTGGGCACGCCGATGATCGCCACCATCGTGGGCGAAGGCGGCTCCGGCGGGGCCATCGCCATCGCCGGCGCCAACCGCGTTCTGATCCTCGAGCACTCGATCTATTCGGTGATCAGCCCCGAAGGTGCGGCCTCGATCCTGTGGCGCGACGGCGCCCGGGCCAAGGACGCCGCCGAGCAGATGAAGATCACCGCCCAAGATCTGATCAAGCTGGGCATCGTCGACCGCATCGTCGGCGAACCGGCCGGCGGCGCCCATTCCGATCCGGCCGCGGCGATCAAGGCCGTGGGCGACGCGGTGGAGGAAGAGCTGAACGCCCTGTCCGCCCTGTCCCCGGACCAGCTGCGCGAACAACGCGCCGACCGCTTCTACGCCATCGGCCGCAAGGGTTTGGCGTAA